The genomic window TCGTTTCACCTCAAACCTTTTAGTTGTGCCTTGAGGGAGGGAGACTGAGCTATTTATTCCACTGTAGATCATGTCAATTGTCTTCATAAACTTTGAGCCAAATCCAAAACATTTTAGTGTTTTCATAATGAATGGATGTTCCACTGAATCAAAGGCCTTATAAAAATCTAGAAAGAATACGAAACCTTTGTCTTCAATGAGATGATTATAGTCCAACAGGTCTAACACCAGTCTGATGTTATTATGTATAGACCTCTCTTTAATAAAACCTGATTGGCTTTCACTAATTATTTGGTCTATTCCTGTTTTCAACCTGTTAGCTAAAACAATAGTAAATAACTTATAATCTTCATTCAACAGGGTTATAGGTCTTAAGTTATCTATATGCCTTTTATCTTTCCCAGGTTTAGGTAAAAGAGTGATTATCCCTTGTTTCATGGTTGATATTAGATCATTGTTTTCCATACATTCCTTCAAGGCATTAAATAATAGATCTTTCATTGACTCCCAGAAAAATTCGTTAAAGTTTGAGGTCAAACCATCTTGGCCAGGTGATTTATTTGGTGCCAGGTGTTTTACAGCCGTGTCCAATTCTTTTATATTGAGCTCTGAGTCACatatttctttaaattcttAGTCTATCTGAGGAATATAATGTTGGAACAGGCAGGCCAAATAACCCCTGGGTTACACAGGaatttaaatttgtcccattgagtgacccgtaggctgcagtgacgtcacttcctacctgcgtcactagtcaaaagcagggtgactgacaacagagatggatgtgacacaggagagtgaggcaagcccactcggacctttgggcggaaagttaatttataaaagaacaaagatgggacAATCAACAAAAACGTAGTGATTCTACGCTGCCAATCTGCGATGTAGACCCTCCGTCaatctgccccagggcagctgagGCTAcacttaccatcaccaagtatgagtgaggagtgaatgaataatggatccgatgtcaAGCATCTTtgataaatctaatccatcattattaataataataataataataatatttgtaccttttgtaaaagagaattttcatatcaccgaagcagctccagcctaacgtatcatttaaatgcaaaacatgtcaaggacacagagttgaacgttagcttacccttttaatggaaaagcctgttggcatcttgctctTGATGTtaccttatttagaggcatgttatactattcattttgaattgctgtatttactcagctttagtattcatttggattgagagtctgcttatgttcctatttgagactcagccttctcaatttcatttattttatttaactgcatttgtattgcatttttgagaaatacacctggcctcattggtttgctgatgtgcttggccttttttcttttgaatgtcatttataaagtacacttaaccaataaaaatgtggatttcaaatcttctcggtgcattctattgattagttatgcactacaattttgtaatgtcctagaattaaaattctttatttgggggcctttagcagttatgagattaaaatgcgattaatcagattaattaattacaaatcccgtaattaattagattaattttttgaatcgcctgacagcattacgtacaatgtaagaagggtgtaccttgtGTGGtatgtggtgtcagtgtttctttttctcctggtgttaatccagtatttattcagtctgtatgcctgagcagtggatatctatctatctatctatctatctatctatctatctatctatctatctatctatctatctatctatctatctatctaaatggtTTCGTGTCACAAACCCGTTTTATTGCgaatacctggaatatgaatGCATTGCAACTTTTCATTTcgaagctgttgaagaaaaacagtccgATGGGTCATGTTTGCCCTCTCCTGTGGAAGAGTGGATGTATTGGTAACTTGTGCATCCAAGTGTTAAGATTACTGGACAACAGGTAACATCTTCGGTTACAACTTTCCAATTGACATTAGTCCCtaaaacacatgaaatgcaTCGAAAGTAAAGAATCTTTCAAATCAATGGAAGATCCAATTTTATTGAAGGCATTTCGAGGAATCAATGAACTTCATCACATATCAGGTTTTCAAGACATTCTCAGGACTTCCAGGAGGATCAAGGTTTGCATGCCAGCCAATAGTAATACTTCACCACCATGGTGACCTCTGGGTCAGGAGAAGAAGCCTTCATAGCCGACAGCAGCCTGAGTTGAAAAAGAACGACTAGAGTTTAGAAAGAAAGAACGATCAGACCTGTGGAGGGGACAGGCTTTAGTGTCTCACTTGTTCATGATGCCACCAGAAAGACTTTCAGCCTCAGTCGGATCCTTCTTCTTCAGTTCCTGGAAGTAGGAAGTGCTTTCCATGAGACCAATGAATCCACTCACTGGTACAGATCGTCTTATCCTCAAAGATTTGTTCCTGGCATCAGCaatagaacaacaacaaaatactgAATCAGAAACTCTGGCCTCTACCGTGACACCGCCTTGAGAAGTTTTGAGTATGAAACCCTCACCACTCCTTGTCCAGGCATGAGCAGGAGCCAAACATGTCTAAGTACATCTTTTCAGCCTTCACACCTAAATTTGGATCCTGGGCAGGAAACAGGGCTGCATAAtactaaaacaaacacaaacaaaggaaaacaaaaaaacatgtttttcttgtgCGTGTTTGGGGTAGTAATATATAGCAATAAGAATGACAACactaacaacaataataacaatataccATTACTGGCGGGAACCCGTGCAAACTGcacgataaaaaaataatatcagactccataccaaacatatgaaaccAAATGCACAGAGTTCTCTCACTAGCAGGCAGTGCAACCCGGtccgacccagaactggcgttggcaaggaacatgaatgaatgagtgaataaataaatatataaactttatgactcataaagaaagaaacagatgaacaaatatccaactgtcatgCTGTCTTCGaagtggagctgttatacgtcattAAATAGCCGGTTTTCactccatccattctgtgtgtacgcgtagacacgggtcacacacactaacgtcacagcattttttgtcacagggagacgccacccagatagaaaaagttttggttacagcgttcacacgacaacgcagacccggcattttcaaaaaacttcactttggcccaGGTTTTTTTCCCGTATATCTGCGTTGTGTGAATGAAAAGTGTAACCGCAACAAAATGCCTCGCTGCCTGGCATTTCACTCACAATtcattgccgttttctgtgtcgttcctgctgtttggactctctgctcaaaaacatgaaaattgttggaacagctatgtcactctaaaattatgttaactgggaagtccatgtatagttatttcttctcctatcATAGCAGAtgtcttacgccatattgttcaagtaattccttctggcagatgcgccatgattgtttgggcgcttgattgactggtagtgggtggagttaaaaaagTGTGACAGCGTGGGGTTTTCAAGTGatcttattcaaatatataggtggggagattagATGAATTGGTTcaggaagaaattacgtaagtagaaaatttcgtaagtagagatgccttttccatgcaaatgccctaatccgttccaagccctcaaaaattccgacataaatgttttattaaagcataaaaatgcatcaaaacacaaatacatgttacaattagattattacacaataaatgagagttgtgcataacgtaaaaaacaaagaatagagtaaagaataataatgacggtcatttaccttttaacagctgtcctcattgttttttgcccgctttggttcatgcactcttgcctcaccatgccgaacattagagtgaattccagtcctccttttgaacttctccaaccacccacacaatgccttgaactccttaaacttccttttgttttaatgacgtggtgattgtagatgcattacggccatattctttggcaagatcaaccaaacgcatccctttttcatgcttttctatgatctcttgctttgtttgtacggacaaaaaaacacttttctacgtcttttcttttcctattttctccatcactttcttggggttcatagcgaatactcaaaaagttaatatatttatgtaaaactatcagaacacgtcaaggatcgagggctgaatgacgaggatgcTGCGTAGACACCAATCTatctccacacagaggtccctctgagccaatgggttGCCaagaagatactaggtaatagccaatggcagagccgctatgagaatgttgagttcgggaacctttgggagctgcgagtatcagcacatactgtatttttacctttcgtaactcgaaatttctttcgttactagaggtaatattttcctgctgagaaatttcgtaaatagaaaatttcgtaagtagaggtaccactgtaacgcattttgcttcatctttctatcttatccagttcctgagatatgtgcaaaaaatgtacaaaagattaaatttgaccttgacctagttttctcaaggtcaagatcatcatagGGAGCAAGAGCAACGAAGAATGGAGGAATTCGAACAAAGCAttcgaataaatgatgtgatcatcaccggcatcaaacTTAAGCCGAGAAATTATGCTCATGCTGTGACCAGAGGAGTGGAAACTGAATTATGAGTCACTGATTATGAGTCggtggaacaacaggtgattaTTCAACTGAGGAACCTGGAAATTAACATCGagccggaccagattgagacatgtcacCCACTACCATCTAGAGGTAAAGggccacctgcagtgctgataaaattcaaaaatcgtaaacacaagattgctcttctgaaacaaggcttcaaactgaaaggaaaaaatgtctacattaatgagaatctcactaaaaagaatgctgatatcgctaaaaaagctcgacaactgaaaaagaatgggctgatcgacgacacctggaccaacaactgcaggatcttcatcagaacaaaggggctttctccggaccagatgaaaacaatggtgatcaggagtgcagaggagttggtgaaatatcagcaataaagacggacaagaattctTACAACACCAAAGATCagcacaacagagtcacttcaatattcggagctctacgattttggacacatcaagtatttcatggatcAGTTGAAAAAATCAAGACCATTGatttcagaaacatggactaatgaacaaaaacaaaacaaaaaaacccatgtatttgtgaaaacatggaataacattaactttgagaccttaaagagcatgttgacatcttttgacaatataataccatgtgaaactgttaaagtgtctgtaacaaactggttaattcttgtataaacactgtctgctgaaagaggttaatatgatcattatattcttgtggagaacactggcaaggtcaacgtctagttttgactatccatgatgttaacaaaccttgtgttcctaggaagaatgtaaacgtGATTagactctagggtaaaaggctaatatctggaagtggataagggtatgaacgtctgtcaaaattcaatgtatgagctggtggaagacttttaatgtctgagtttgtttattacatattctaataagagtgatgttttgttgatgatttaggggacaggaatcttacaagccaatggcttctacccgttaacccttttttttcttttcagatgttgttgatgatgtttcaacactgatgaaagtgaaatatgttgtaataacctgtcaggaaaggagaaaaataaactgaataaataaataaataaataaacggaaaataaaataaaataaactgaataaatcatcttatttccatcccctttgccgccaaagtaatgtgctttttctttcattttactatctgcaacggttgtgaagatatttggtggacggacggctggacgaacacacaaacactgacaattacaatacatcatcgctttgtGGGATGAAAAAATAcaattacaaatgaaaaatacaagtATCCTAATGATCTGAGATAATTCATTAAACTGCTCTTAATTGTCCTGACCTCTCCGTAAGGACCTGCTCATCGCCTCAGTTATCTGCCTCTACAGGTCGACCATAGCTTACCACGCATTGATTATTGGTGAAAGAagcatcatccatccatccatgttcctACACCACTTTATCTGTTGTCGGGGGTCACGAggacctggagcctatcccagctggcttagggcgtgaggtgtgggaaactctgggcacgacgccaatgCACTGATGAGCCGcacagagacagacaatcacgcacgctcacactcacacctatgggctaTTTGGGGtgggccaattaacctgaaatgcatattttggaggtaggaggaagccagagaacctggagagaacccacgcagacacagagagaacatgcaaactctgcgcATAGCGGGACGTGAAcctggaactgccttgctgtgcggcgacagcgctacccactgcaccactgttccGCTGAAAGCAGCATGATGTAGTCCATATCTTACTCATCTACAAGCACAATAATGTTGAATAATACATCATCAGAAATGACTGAACATTACAAACAAGGAGACTCTTTGTGTAGACATACCTCTTGACAGATGTCATTGAGCTTGTCAGAAACATCGCCATACTCCAGCTCCACATTGATGTCGTAGTTCAAGACAGCGAGGCAGCCTCCAGGCCTCAACACCCGATCGGCCTCCTGGAGGAACTTCTCATGGTGGAACCAGTGAACAGCCGCCATGGCCGTCACCAGGTCCACTTCACCAGAAGCAAAGGGCAACTCTTCTGCTGGACACTGCCTGGGGTCAAAAGATCAGAATACAGACTCAAGAAAGTGTCAGAATTGCAGTGAAGGTATCATGAAATGATAGAGGAGCAGGTTTCTGTGGAGACCTCAAAGCCCAATCTCACCTGTAAATTACGTTTGAAGGTTTATTGTTTGTCAGTGCCATCTCCAGCTGGGCGGCGCTGACATCTAAGCCAATGACTTGAGAGAAGTGAGGCCCCAATAGGGTGGTAACTTGTCCAGAACCACAACCAACATCAACTGCAAGATCAAACTTTTTCAGTGCCTAAAAGGAACGGGGTTAAAATATGTTGACGTTTGAGGTCATCAAGTGGATATGTCACAGAATGGAAAAATGAATCCAACCTTTTTATTCATGAAGGTTATAATCCTGCCAACTATTTCACGAGGTGCCACCCTGTACTTCAGGTAAGCAGCAGCATGATCTCTATCCTCATAAAGACGCTGCGCCATGGTTCAGGATGGGCTGTCAAGTCAGTGTCAGTTCCTTCATTTATTACTGAGTCATGTCAAGCCAACCGTATTAATGATTTGTGCCCACCCACCTGAACAGCTAAACAAATCACCTCTGTCTTTGCCTTTCTTCGTATGAAGGCTCCTCCTCTATGCTACTCGTAGAACTCTAGTAGTTGATAGTCCACAGGCTGTTTTCTGTGTCAACAGGTTTGAAGTTAATAGATCTTAATGTCTGTTATATGAAAATTACAATATCTACAAAAGAAAACGTTCCATTCCTCCAGCTGAACTTtgatctgttgtgtttttactaTTCCATTTAACTTGTCATTATTCTCGAGTCACATAAAATGTCATGGTTCGTTAATGGTGCTCTGCTGTgttggggtgtggcaggagaaGATGCCGAACTTGTGGGCGGAGTCTCATCCTCACACCTGAACTTGATCAGTCTggttagcctgaggctttttaagctgGGTTCTGTCTTGGTTCTGTGCCAGAATGTttcgtttgttttttccattaaGCCATGGATGAAAGATTCTCCACCTGTGTCCTGCTTTTGGGTCCTAATCCTGCACGTTGTGACAGAACAATCTGACCTACACTGGACCCAGCAGACCCCTGCTTGCTCCAGGGTTTTGCTGCCCTAACCAGCAATGAGCTCTGGGATCCAGAATTGGCTGTCGAGAGGAGGCAGCGGGGGGCAGTCGCCGTGGCATGGCTGTCGGTCACAGGAATTCCAGCTCCAGTTTTTACGCCTGACCCTGGACCTGTTCCTGCACCAATCCCAGAGCCAGTCCTGCTTCCGTGTCCGCACCCCAGCCTGCATCCGAGTCAGCGCCTTGTGATGTCTGAGTGGCGCCATGGGCTTCAAACCAtttgcgacaattgtgccgaaaactgtttcaGTACTCGGTGCTCCATTCAGTGAGAATTATGGATGCCCTATTTGGTAGACTGACTGTACTGCACGACGGTTGATGAGCACAGCaaacagcgctttgacgtttcctgtatcgcacatattttctgaataaaaccaaataaaattgtaattcaatgtgttaatccttgcttgcgaTATTGTAGCCAtttattataggaaattgttttatgatcattggtccttgcagggttcgATAAAGCAAAaagagatatagattacatgttcacacatgtatatttaatataaatatatacatatgtgctcgtgtgcgtgagttacataggatgattagtgtcactggaaaaaaacaaggtctatgttgtgagataaaagtcgtgATTCcaagacgtcatcacagcagcaccaccgaaTTAATTCTCATGTCTGGGCaggtaacgcctcatcattgatgacatgttgttactgtatgtcagaTGCTGGGAATAAAGCAgacacttcacctgcaaattaaaaatgacatgtgtgtggcttattattttttattgtgtgagcaacagagcctgaaaataagtttctcagaaattaaaatctactttgtttggCGGCACtagttcaaaatgttcccagacttgagatctctttgtggttggatccattgtaaaATAATTACGACGAGAACTGTCAGCAATCGGAATGCTAATGTGTTCAACCCAAGGGATATTGACATGATTGGCAGCGCACCacactgtttcatccattttaacacatctcgGACCGGCCAGTGTTTTGGATCACCCATTGATCCGGACCACTAAACTGTTTGACCTGGTGAATGGGGTGCTTAGTGTTTCGGTGCACTTGTGTGTCACACGTCATCAATCacgtggtttttccatgtttgaagcaggctccggagcagtgtttcacatgggaacgccCACCGAGTCCGGGGCTCGTATCGGAGCGCCAGAACAAAGCGGACACCACTATCGGCACCCCAGCCAGTTCCTGTCCCCACTGCTGGACCCCAGTCAGTTCCAGCACCTGGATTCCAGCCAGTTCCTGAACCTGTTCCCGACCTTGGGCCTGAACTCCATTTGGTCCTGGAGCCCGATCCCAATCCTCCCCCAGGGCCGTCCTTTGGGGGGGTTACTGTCACGGTATagggttgcgaagatatttggtgaacagacggacggacagatgaacaatcacattacatcaccgctttgaagcgggatgcaaAAAGACAACCACAAATAAAAACGACTATTATCCTAATGATCTGAGACAAATTATTGATATTAATTGTCCTGACCTCTCCACAAGGACCTGCTCGCTTGAGGACAGCCTCAATTATCTGCCATTACAGGTCGAGTACAGCTTACTACACATTGATTATTGGTGAAAGCAACATCATGTAATCAATATCTTAGTCATCTACAAGCACAATAATGTTGAAAATTACAAACAGGAACATCGTTTGTGCATCGACAGTTTTTTGACATAAAAACAAGTCTCCATGtctgttttattaaaattacaatacagtGCGTCTCGTTACTCATGGTTATGTATTCCAGGAATCACACAAGAATAACGAATTCTGTGATTTAGCGACaaactttttatcttattatttacggtaatttaaacgtttatgaaccctccccatactgatattaaaccaccttctatctataataccttttcccacactcttatcgactatttaaaaagcacttttgtgtctcccgGAAATGctctgtgttccgagactcacggaaagtAGCACATTTCCAGATGCCGTaaaccaatagaatgcacatacggtatcacatgagtacctaccaaaaatccgtaatgaggtgaagttgcgagtgttgATTCACGAATGTGTGAGAGCGCACCGTATCTATAATAGAAAACGTTCCAGTCCGCCAGCTTAAATGTGATCTGTTGAGTTTTTGtgattcaattcaatttttcaTTATTCTCAAGTAACACATAAAATTTATCAAAAGTAAAGAATCTTTACAATGAATGGATGATCCAGTTTTATTGAAGGCATTTTAAGGAATCAATGAACTTCATCACATATCAGGTTTTCAAGACATTCTCAGGACTTCCAGGAGGATCAAGGTTTGCATGCCAGCCAATAGTAATACTTCACCACCATGGTGACCTCTGGGTCAGGAGAAGAAGACTTTATAACCGACAGCAGTCTGAGTTGAAAGAGGATAACTAGAGTTTAGAATGAAAGAACGATCAGACCCATGAAGGGGCCCGGCTTTGATGTCTTACTTGTTCATGATGCCACCAGAAAGACTTTTAGCTTCAATTGggttttgctttttcattttctggaaAGAGGAAGTGGTCTCAATCATGCTTATGTATTCACTCACTGGTACAGTCCTTTTTATCCTCATACAGTCCTTCCtggaaaaaacaggaagtttgtATCACCTGACTGATAGATGCTTATGGTGAGAGGGAAATGCGACGGGAATCTGAAGAACTCACCACTCTTTGTCCGGGTAGGACCAGGAGTTAAACATGTCTCGGTAGAAACTATTTCTGTTATTACACAGATCACTTGATGAAAGCAGGGCAGCATGATACTAACCAAGAAGAGGAGGGTAAGTGAAGATTTTACAGTCAGAGTTGGGCAACGGTTaaggaaataaaaggaatatTTGATGTCATGGATGACCTTCTTGGATTTTGGCTATACCTCTTGACAGATGTCATTGAGCTTGTCAGAAACATCGCCATACTCCAGCTCCATGTCTAAGTTGTAGCTCAAGATAGCGAGGCAGCCTCCAGGCCTCAACACCCGATCGGCCTCCTGGAGGAACTTCTCATGGTGGAACCAGTGAACAGCCGCTGTGGCCGTCACCAGGTCCACTTCACCAGAAGCAAAGGGCAACTTTTCTGCTGGACACTGCCTGGGGTCAAAAGGTCAGCACAGATACTCAAGGAAGTCTCAGAAATGCAGTGAAGGTATCCTAAAATGATAGAGAAGCAGGTTTGTGTGGAGACCTCAAAGCCCAATCTCACCTGTAAGTTACGTTTGAAGGTTTATGGTTTGTCAGTGCCATCTCCAGCTGGGCGGCGCTGACATCTAAGCCAATGACTTGAGAGAAGTGAGGCCCCAATAGGGTGGTAACTTGTCCAGAACCACAACCAACATCAACTGCAAGATCAAACTTTTTCAGTGCCTAAAAGGAACGGGGTTAAAATATGTTGACATTTGAGGTCATCAAGTGGATATGTCACAGAATAGTAAAATGAATCCAACCTTTTTCTCCATGAAAGTTATAATCTTGCCGACTATTTCACGAGGTGCCACCCTGTACTTCAGGTAAGCAGCAGCATGATCTCTATCCTCATAAAGACGCCGAGCCATGGTTCAGGACTTGCTGTCAACTCAGCGTTTGCTCCTTCATTTATTGCTGTATCGTGTCACAACCTGACTGTATTAATGACTTGTGCCCACCCACCTGAAGagcaaaacaaatacatttgccGTTACCTTTCTTTGTATGAAGGCTCCTCCTGTTCGCTACTCGTAGAATCCTAATAGTTGACAGTTGTGTGCACAAGCTGTTTTCTGGGTTGTCAGGTTTGACATGCAAACAAGTCTGCATGTCTGTTCTGTCTAAATTACAATGTCTACAAAAGAAAACGTTCCAGTCCTCCAGCTGGAATGtgatctgttgttgttgtttttgtggtaCATTTTAATGTCTACCcctgttgagccgcattttgtaataacggtgcattttgtaatcaACGTCGAAAATGTCATAAGTTATTACATAACGaagcaaaatttattacaaaatgcgttggggcagtttattacaaaattcggtactttattacaaaataaaatgaaaaagttattgcattttggactatttattacaaaaggcaccgttattacaaaatgcggctcaacaccccccccaagaaaacaaatggaatACATCAAAAGTGAAGAATATTCACAAGTCAATGGACAATTTattcaacatacagtatatagatgcATTAATGAACATCATTGGACATCAAGTTTTCAAGACATTCTCAGGACTTTGAGGATCAAGGTTTGCATGCCAGCCAATAGTAATACTTCACCACCATGGTGACCTCTGGGTCAGGAGAAGAAGCCTTCATGGCTGACAGCAGCCTAAGGTGGAATAACTAGAGTTTAGAGTGAAAGAACGATCAGACCCGGGGAGGGGATAGACTTTGATCTCTCACTTGTTCATGATATGACTGGAAAGACTTTTAGCTTCAATGGGGTCCTGCTTTTTCAGGGTTTGGAAAAAGGAAGTTGTCTCAATCAGTTTCATGTATCAACTCACTGGTACAGTCCTTTTTATCCTTAGACACTCCTTCCtggaaaaaacaggaagtttgtATCACCTGACTGATTGACAGTTATGGTGAAAGGGAAATGATGACGGGTATCTGAAGAACTCACCACTCTTTGTCCGGGTAGGACCAGGAGTTAAACATGTCTCGGTAGAAACTCATTTCTTTAACACACAGATCACTGAATGAAAGCAGGGCAGCATGATACTAACCAAAAAGGGGAAGGGTAAGTGAAGATTTTGCAGTCAGAGTTGGGAAATGGTTCCGGCAATAAAAGGAATATTTGGTGTCATGGATGACCTTCTTGGATTTTGGCTGTACCTCTTGACAGATGTCATTGAGCTTGTCAGAAACATCGCCATATTCCAGTTCCATGTCCAAGTCATAGCTCAAGACAAGCGAGGCAGCCTCCAGGCCTCAACACCCGATCGGCCTCCTGGAGGAACTTCTCATGGTGGAACCAGTGAACAGCCGCCGTGGCCGTCACCAGGTCCACTTCACCAGAAGCAAAGGGCAACTTTTCCGCTGGCACTACCTGGGGTCAAAAAGTCAGCGCAGATACTCAAGGAAGTCTCAGAAATGCAGTGAAGGTATCCTAAAATGATAGAGAAGCAGGTTTGTGTGGAGACCGCAAAGCCCAATCTCACCTGTAAGTTACGTATGAAGGTTTATGGTTTGTCAGTGCCATCTCCAGCTGGGCGGCGCTGACATCTGTTGACACTCGTCCATTCATTATGTAATCTTTTAACCCTGTAAAGCCTGGACCATGAAATACCTGAAATACAGTTTTGGCACTAATATCTTTCATCAATTCTTGTGACACATATGTAAAGTTAGACagaaatttaatataaattctACTACATGAGTTTCATTTGTGAATAATGTTAGACtccggaagcgtgacagcgtgaggtttagACTGGAACCAAACGGGCAGCGATACACCCCCTcaccaagccaaagtaaaaaGGAAAATCTTGTTCTTTTAAAATGGAATGTATaagtatatgtacagtataatataaGCAAATAGAAAAACAAGCTGTGAAATTGTGTgagatttt from Antennarius striatus isolate MH-2024 chromosome 24, ASM4005453v1, whole genome shotgun sequence includes these protein-coding regions:
- the LOC137591651 gene encoding putative methyltransferase DDB_G0268948, which translates into the protein MAQRLYEDRDHAAAYLKYRVAPREIVGRIITFMNKKALKKFDLAVDVGCGSGQVTTLLGPHFSQVIGLDVSAAQLEMALTNNKPSNVIYRQCPAEELPFASGEVDLVTAMAAVHWFHHEKFLQEADRVLRPGGCLAVLNYDINVELEYGDVSDKLNDICQEYYAALFPAQDPNLGVKAEKMYLDMFGSCSCLDKEWNKSLRIRRSVPVSGFIGLMESTSYFQELKKKDPTEAESLSGGIMNKLLSAMKASSPDPEVTMVVKYYYWLACKP
- the LOC137591640 gene encoding malonyl-[acyl-carrier protein] O-methyltransferase-like, whose amino-acid sequence is MARRLYEDRDHAAAYLKYRVAPREIVGKIITFMEKKALKKFDLAVDVGCGSGQVTTLLGPHFSQVIGLDVSAAQLEMALTNHKPSNVTYRQCPAEKLPFASGEVDLVTATAAVHWFHHEKFLQEADRVLRPGGCLAILSYNLDMELEYGDVSDKLNDICQEYHAALLSSSDLCNNRNSFYRDMFNSWSYPDKEWKDCMRIKRTVPVSEYISMIETTSSFQKMKKQNPIEAKSLSGGIMNKLLSVIKSSSPDPEVTMVVKYYYWLACKP